Proteins found in one Pontibacter sp. SGAir0037 genomic segment:
- a CDS encoding glycosyltransferase family 4 protein — translation MTNILVVVPVIAREGVTSLVIPQINELAKRGFSVTLAVLSRIKLENNASSLTRVKVYELKSSESYLSAKAVLTAALLAKSLGTIVKKEHISVVIAHTPYAHFLARLVKLTVKPPLTLKLVQYFHFPQFLQFPNNTMRRKLFHAFMGRLALKLDDVHISVSKQVKSDIEENLIKLKEHHVLYNTLPPDKNETIVAREQLREWWKNADSFKVLLPGRLDYNKGQLFFLEVFKEFVGAENLQADQVELLVVGEGLIQQELYDSIKQLNLDKYIVLSGALPYQDVGCLMHKADVVVVPSELEGMPMVVLEALRVKSVVLASDIGGINEVIANGVTGFLFRKRNKSDCLQKLNYIYKNRTKELVDKAKIDEEFQTRLSFEHHIQQLIALVVTKP, via the coding sequence ATGACTAATATTCTTGTTGTTGTTCCGGTTATTGCCCGTGAAGGTGTCACTTCATTAGTTATTCCACAGATCAACGAACTGGCTAAAAGAGGTTTTTCTGTGACACTTGCTGTTCTTTCGCGTATAAAATTAGAAAATAATGCATCAAGTCTGACAAGAGTTAAGGTGTATGAGCTTAAAAGTTCAGAAAGTTACCTTTCAGCTAAAGCCGTACTAACCGCTGCTCTTCTTGCAAAAAGTCTTGGAACTATCGTAAAGAAAGAGCACATCAGTGTGGTTATTGCACATACACCTTATGCGCACTTCCTGGCAAGACTAGTAAAGCTTACAGTGAAACCGCCCTTAACACTTAAACTTGTACAATACTTTCATTTTCCACAATTTCTGCAATTTCCCAATAATACGATGCGCAGGAAATTGTTTCATGCTTTTATGGGGCGGCTGGCACTAAAGCTGGATGATGTGCACATTTCGGTTTCGAAGCAAGTAAAGTCTGATATTGAGGAAAATCTGATAAAGCTAAAGGAGCATCATGTACTCTATAATACACTTCCTCCAGATAAAAATGAAACTATTGTAGCCCGGGAGCAGCTAAGAGAGTGGTGGAAGAATGCTGATAGCTTTAAAGTTTTACTTCCAGGCCGACTGGATTACAACAAGGGGCAGCTCTTTTTTCTGGAAGTTTTTAAGGAGTTTGTGGGCGCAGAGAATTTACAAGCGGATCAGGTTGAGTTATTGGTTGTGGGAGAGGGGCTGATACAGCAAGAGCTATACGATAGCATAAAGCAGCTTAACCTAGACAAATACATAGTGCTGTCTGGTGCTTTGCCTTATCAAGACGTTGGCTGCCTGATGCATAAAGCCGATGTGGTGGTGGTGCCTTCGGAGTTGGAGGGGATGCCAATGGTGGTGTTAGAGGCGCTGCGGGTAAAATCTGTTGTGTTGGCGTCTGATATTGGCGGCATTAATGAAGTAATAGCAAATGGTGTCACAGGCTTTCTTTTTAGGAAGAGAAACAAAAGCGATTGCCTGCAAAAATTGAATTATATCTATAAGAACAGAACAAAAGAATTGGTCGATAAAGCGAAAATAGACGAGGAATTTCAAACCAGGCTTTCATTTGAACACCATATACAGCAACTTATAGCCTTGGTAGTTACTAAGCCGTAA